The Aureitalea marina genome includes a window with the following:
- a CDS encoding cytochrome-c peroxidase — protein MLKRWSWLSLVVLLIACDNSEDDTAYVPTPASIDAPALFQQLLGEPNIPANNPLTEDGIALGQRLFFDRALSVDGSISCASCHDPVAAFSDNRQFSLGVTGEEGMRNSMPLHNLAWNINTFNWDGSANSLEEQAFEPVTNPVEMNNSWENVVQTLENTANYPQLFEESFGTAGIDSARVTKALGQFIRTLVSGNTRFDRFLLGEIELTPSEQNGFDVFMDEDRGDCFHCHGNRNNPLWTDNAFHNNGLDEVITDRGLGAVTGDPREFGLFRTPSLRNLAYTAPYMHDGRFETLDEVIDHYSEGLVFSETIDPLMKAVNQGGVQLSPQDKADLKAFLLALSDPEFILPPPLPNPGN, from the coding sequence ATGTTAAAAAGATGGAGTTGGTTAAGTTTAGTGGTTCTTCTAATTGCTTGCGACAATTCAGAGGATGATACCGCCTATGTCCCTACTCCAGCAAGTATAGATGCTCCGGCTCTATTTCAACAATTGCTTGGGGAGCCAAATATCCCGGCAAACAACCCCCTGACTGAGGATGGAATTGCTCTTGGCCAACGATTGTTCTTTGATCGTGCCTTGTCAGTAGACGGTTCAATTTCCTGCGCCAGTTGTCACGACCCTGTTGCAGCCTTCTCGGACAACAGACAGTTTAGCTTGGGTGTCACCGGAGAAGAAGGCATGAGAAACTCTATGCCCTTGCACAATCTGGCCTGGAACATAAACACCTTTAATTGGGACGGAAGTGCCAATTCACTGGAAGAGCAAGCATTTGAACCAGTGACTAACCCTGTGGAGATGAACAACAGCTGGGAAAATGTTGTTCAAACCCTCGAAAATACCGCCAACTACCCTCAACTCTTTGAAGAAAGCTTTGGAACAGCTGGAATCGACTCTGCAAGAGTGACCAAGGCACTAGGACAATTTATCCGAACCCTGGTGTCCGGAAATACCAGGTTTGACCGCTTTCTGCTCGGAGAGATCGAACTAACCCCTTCAGAGCAGAATGGATTTGACGTATTTATGGACGAAGACAGAGGGGATTGTTTCCACTGTCATGGAAATCGAAACAACCCGCTTTGGACTGATAATGCGTTTCACAATAATGGCCTGGACGAAGTCATTACCGACCGTGGCCTAGGTGCTGTTACGGGTGATCCCAGGGAGTTTGGACTCTTTCGAACCCCTTCTCTCCGTAACTTAGCTTATACTGCACCCTACATGCATGATGGCCGCTTTGAAACCTTGGATGAGGTCATTGATCATTACAGTGAAGGCCTGGTTTTCTCGGAAACAATCGACCCCTTGATGAAGGCCGTCAACCAAGGAGGAGTGCAGTTGAGTCCGCAAGATAAGGCCGATCTTAAGGCTTTTTTGCTCGCACTCTCCGACCCTGAATTCATCCTTCCCCCACCCCTTCCCAATCCCGGGAATTGA
- a CDS encoding MbnP family protein, with translation MMKKALLFLSLLLVITSCGSDDGGDTPIADDDPAELFRATLTFTQNWGGTEVTNQDYNKTVFTNENGEQMTITRLRFLISRVVLINSNGQQFPLADYQLIDLGNPATNTFLPPIDIPAGGYRLAFTYGFNEGDNVSGQYSDLNTVLWNWPEELGGGYHFMQLDGNYNVDTTPNPYNFHNGTARQEPGVFVPNHVVFDNPQLTAVASDVIINIDMDISQWFKDPNLWDLNQMDVELMGNFDAQIMMKENSQSVFTSQILVDE, from the coding sequence ATGATGAAAAAAGCACTTTTGTTTTTAAGCTTGCTGCTGGTAATTACCAGCTGCGGAAGTGATGATGGCGGAGATACTCCGATTGCGGATGACGATCCTGCCGAACTATTCCGAGCCACGCTAACTTTTACTCAAAACTGGGGTGGAACAGAAGTTACCAATCAAGACTACAATAAAACAGTCTTTACCAACGAGAACGGAGAACAAATGACGATCACCAGATTGCGCTTTCTGATCTCTCGGGTAGTACTGATCAACTCCAACGGACAACAATTTCCGCTGGCCGACTATCAGTTGATAGACCTGGGAAATCCGGCAACTAACACCTTTCTTCCTCCTATTGACATTCCTGCTGGCGGCTACCGATTAGCCTTTACATATGGTTTCAACGAAGGCGACAATGTCAGTGGACAATACAGCGACCTCAACACGGTACTTTGGAACTGGCCGGAAGAGTTAGGCGGCGGTTATCACTTCATGCAACTGGATGGAAATTACAATGTGGATACCACACCAAACCCTTACAACTTCCACAACGGAACGGCCCGTCAGGAACCAGGTGTTTTCGTGCCCAATCATGTGGTTTTTGACAACCCGCAATTAACGGCAGTGGCGTCTGATGTTATCATCAATATAGATATGGACATCTCTCAGTGGTTCAAGGACCCTAACCTTTGGGACCTCAACCAGATGGATGTTGAATTGATGGGCAACTTTGATGCTCAGATCATGATGAAAGAAAACTCACAGTCTGTGTTCACTTCCCAGATCTTGGTGGACGAATAG
- a CDS encoding T9SS type A sorting domain-containing protein yields MTLVRDPDELLTNQPEVKAEITLYPNPADEIVFLRSDTEPLQQVEIMNTLGQIIRNFTLDNTRTEKIAISSLNAGLYLIRVNNDRIFRLVVN; encoded by the coding sequence ATGACCTTGGTGCGCGACCCAGATGAGCTTCTGACAAATCAGCCGGAAGTGAAAGCCGAGATTACTTTATACCCCAATCCGGCAGATGAGATAGTTTTCCTGAGATCAGACACGGAACCTTTACAGCAGGTTGAGATCATGAATACCCTTGGTCAAATAATCCGTAATTTTACACTAGATAATACCCGAACAGAAAAAATTGCTATCTCTTCGTTAAATGCTGGTCTTTACCTGATCAGAGTAAATAATGACCGGATCTTTCGGCTAGTTGTCAATTAG
- a CDS encoding choice-of-anchor B family protein, which translates to MKRIVWLFALISVCLACSDDEDILDNAIVVEEEEEVEEDPVNFSLPCIDGFAGDYPCLNYGLIAQVPISTFNSDTGNDCWGWTDPDTGKEYALMGLRNGTGFVDISSPDLPVYLGKLPTATVPSGWRDIKVYGNHAFIVSEAPDHGMQVFDLTRLRNAETNSTFEADAVYTEFGNAHNIVINESTSFAYVVGSQTFNGGPHFIDISDPINPQPAGGYDMDDYSHDAQVVTYSGPDAEHLGKEIFIGSNTNEVVIVDITDKENPLQLSSISYPQLGYTHQGWFSNDQQYFLLGDELDEIEFGINSRTLVFDLADLDNPEIHTEYLGSTSAIDHNGYVRGNRFYQANYTAGMREIDLSGLSGGNLEETGFFDTYPEDNNPTFRGTWSVYPFFGSGNIILSNIGEGLFIIRRQ; encoded by the coding sequence ATGAAAAGAATAGTCTGGCTATTTGCCTTAATATCAGTCTGTCTGGCTTGCTCTGACGATGAGGATATTCTGGATAATGCCATTGTTGTCGAAGAGGAGGAGGAAGTCGAAGAAGATCCGGTCAACTTTTCCCTTCCTTGTATTGACGGTTTTGCAGGAGATTATCCTTGTCTGAATTACGGGCTTATTGCCCAGGTCCCAATTAGTACATTCAATTCCGATACCGGAAACGATTGCTGGGGCTGGACCGATCCAGACACTGGTAAAGAATATGCCTTGATGGGATTGAGAAATGGCACCGGCTTTGTGGATATTTCTTCTCCTGATCTCCCTGTTTATCTTGGAAAATTACCAACGGCAACTGTACCGAGCGGATGGCGTGATATAAAAGTATACGGGAATCACGCTTTTATTGTGAGCGAAGCCCCGGATCATGGAATGCAGGTCTTCGATCTCACCAGACTTCGCAATGCCGAGACCAATAGCACTTTTGAAGCAGATGCAGTCTATACGGAATTTGGAAATGCACATAACATCGTGATCAACGAATCGACCTCCTTCGCCTATGTTGTAGGATCACAAACATTCAATGGAGGACCTCATTTTATAGATATATCCGACCCCATCAACCCACAACCAGCCGGAGGATACGATATGGACGATTACAGCCACGATGCCCAGGTGGTGACCTACAGTGGACCAGATGCGGAACATTTAGGTAAGGAGATATTTATCGGCAGTAACACTAATGAGGTGGTCATAGTGGATATTACCGACAAAGAAAATCCCCTTCAATTGTCATCGATATCCTATCCGCAGCTGGGGTATACTCATCAGGGCTGGTTTAGCAACGATCAGCAATACTTCTTACTGGGCGACGAATTAGACGAAATAGAATTTGGAATTAACTCCAGGACACTGGTATTCGATCTGGCGGATCTGGATAATCCCGAGATCCACACGGAATACCTTGGCAGCACCAGCGCAATAGATCACAATGGCTATGTGCGCGGCAACCGCTTCTACCAGGCCAATTACACGGCCGGAATGCGAGAGATCGACCTAAGCGGGTTAAGCGGAGGCAACCTGGAAGAGACCGGATTCTTCGACACCTACCCTGAGGACAACAATCCTACATTCCGGGGAACTTGGAGTGTTTACCCCTTTTTTGGTAGTGGTAACATCATACTTAGCAACATAGGTGAAGGACTGTTTATCATTCGCAGGCAATAG
- the thiL gene encoding thiamine-phosphate kinase, whose protein sequence is MLEDKNNQRTPISQLGEFGLIEHLTKNIKLGQESTVKGIGDDAAVISRQADVVEVVTTDMLVEGVHFDLGYMPLKHLGYKAVIVNLSDVYAMNASPTQITVSLALSNRFPVEAVEELYEGILTACRIYGVDLVGGDTTSSQSGLIISVTALGEAKKDDLVYRNGAKENDLLVVSGDLGGAYLGLQVLERERQVFQVNPNSQPDLDAYTYLIERQLKPEARKDITELLEKLEVKPTAMIDISDGLSSEILHLCKQSGVGCVLYEDKIPLDPQVISTCEEFEMDSTTVALSGGEDYELLMTISMEDFPKIKANPDFTVLGHITEVAAGTQLITRAGQQMELIARGWNSIKED, encoded by the coding sequence ATGCTGGAAGACAAAAATAATCAACGTACCCCCATATCACAATTAGGTGAGTTTGGACTGATCGAACACCTGACCAAGAATATCAAATTGGGTCAGGAGAGTACGGTTAAAGGTATAGGAGATGATGCAGCAGTGATCAGCCGTCAAGCCGATGTAGTTGAAGTTGTAACCACGGACATGCTGGTTGAAGGGGTGCACTTTGACCTCGGGTATATGCCCCTAAAGCATTTGGGCTATAAAGCAGTTATCGTAAACCTCTCTGATGTCTATGCGATGAATGCCAGTCCTACCCAGATCACGGTAAGTCTGGCGCTGTCCAATCGATTTCCGGTAGAAGCGGTAGAAGAATTATATGAGGGTATCCTCACTGCCTGCAGAATATATGGTGTAGACTTGGTGGGAGGAGACACAACATCTTCTCAGAGTGGGTTGATCATCAGTGTGACCGCCTTGGGAGAGGCTAAAAAAGACGATCTGGTTTATCGCAACGGTGCTAAGGAGAATGATCTTTTAGTGGTGAGTGGTGACCTAGGGGGAGCGTATTTGGGTCTTCAAGTATTGGAAAGAGAGCGACAGGTCTTTCAAGTAAATCCAAACTCCCAACCGGATCTGGATGCCTATACCTATTTAATTGAGCGGCAATTAAAGCCTGAGGCCAGGAAAGACATTACGGAATTACTTGAAAAGCTAGAGGTCAAACCCACAGCTATGATCGACATCAGTGACGGACTCTCTTCGGAGATTCTTCATCTATGCAAACAATCGGGAGTTGGATGTGTATTATATGAGGATAAGATCCCACTGGACCCACAGGTAATTTCAACCTGTGAGGAATTTGAAATGGACAGCACCACTGTGGCCCTAAGCGGAGGGGAAGATTACGAGTTACTTATGACCATAAGTATGGAAGACTTTCCAAAGATCAAGGCCAATCCTGACTTCACCGTTCTGGGTCATATCACCGAAGTGGCTGCCGGAACACAACTAATCACCAGGGCGGGACAGCAAATGGAGCTGATCGCCAGAGGATGGAATTCAATAAAAGAGGATTGA
- a CDS encoding alpha/beta fold hydrolase produces MIFEYERTNIHYQLKGKGPCIVMLHGFLEDHQIWEGITDRLIERFTLLMPDLPGHGRSDVMGEVHSMKDMALAIQALTEHLNIDSYQILGHSMGGYVSLALLENHADSVDRIMLLNSTPEADSDMRKENRNRGIELLYRNPSTFISSLIRQLFDPETVQLYEEEISQLVTRATSFPLEGIAACMRGMRDRPDRTSLLSAFTGRKLFLSATHDPIIELTQIEQLANQTESDFFALQGGHMSWLESTAEIVKIV; encoded by the coding sequence ATGATTTTTGAATACGAGCGCACAAATATTCATTACCAACTGAAGGGTAAGGGGCCCTGTATTGTTATGCTCCATGGCTTCCTGGAGGACCATCAGATATGGGAGGGGATCACGGACAGACTGATTGAGCGGTTTACATTGCTCATGCCAGACTTGCCAGGACATGGTAGGAGTGATGTTATGGGAGAGGTTCACTCCATGAAGGACATGGCACTGGCCATTCAAGCTTTGACCGAGCATTTAAATATTGACTCCTATCAAATACTTGGTCACTCCATGGGCGGCTATGTTTCATTGGCCTTACTGGAAAACCATGCAGATTCTGTGGATCGTATCATGTTATTAAACTCAACTCCTGAGGCAGATTCTGATATGAGAAAGGAGAATAGAAATAGAGGCATCGAACTACTCTATAGAAATCCAAGCACCTTCATAAGTTCGTTGATCCGACAATTGTTCGACCCCGAAACGGTGCAACTCTATGAAGAGGAAATCTCCCAACTCGTAACAAGAGCAACTAGTTTTCCCTTAGAGGGAATTGCCGCTTGCATGCGCGGAATGCGGGATCGCCCGGATCGTACTTCTTTACTCTCTGCATTTACCGGAAGGAAGCTTTTCCTTTCTGCTACTCATGACCCGATCATCGAACTCACCCAAATCGAACAACTTGCAAACCAGACCGAAAGTGACTTCTTTGCCCTTCAAGGAGGGCATATGAGTTGGCTTGAATCTACTGCAGAAATTGTTAAAATAGTGTAG
- the brnQ gene encoding branched-chain amino acid transport system II carrier protein has product MPNLKQTFVTAFALFSLFFGAGNLIFPPLLGLKAGDQWIWVTLGFALSAVVIPILALFGHSRLQGTMADFGRPISRTFGIVYSFMVYLIALALPSPRTASVTYEMSVAPNFDWSPLWLSSVYFLLVFFFVLNRSKILEIIGKYLTPLIIVLLLAIITLGLFADTGAVQPSVFAHNFSTGILEGYQTFDALGGVVVGGIVVISLGLAGDLDYTQKRKTLSRAALMAGSGLLIIYGGLIALGANFSNRIQTEDRTELVHFLSEQTLGKFGQTSLGVLVALACFTTAVGIITGAADFMKGLFGQKQSAFVITAFVGCLLGVVIGQFNVPYIVEVAIPALMFIYPLTITLIILNIAPGKWTSKLTFRLVVATTLLFSFPDFYKIVAPDSGLNDLMSGLPLYNQNMAWVLPSLLVYLLSNFISGSVKNRQAKVEN; this is encoded by the coding sequence ATGCCTAACCTGAAGCAAACCTTTGTCACTGCCTTTGCTCTTTTTTCCCTTTTTTTTGGTGCCGGTAACCTGATTTTTCCTCCCTTATTGGGACTAAAGGCCGGAGATCAATGGATCTGGGTAACATTGGGTTTCGCCTTATCTGCAGTTGTAATTCCGATACTTGCGCTCTTTGGGCACAGCCGGCTACAAGGGACCATGGCGGATTTTGGCCGGCCCATTTCCCGCACATTTGGGATTGTATATAGCTTTATGGTTTACCTGATTGCCTTGGCTCTACCTTCTCCACGGACGGCTTCTGTAACCTACGAGATGTCTGTGGCTCCCAATTTTGACTGGTCTCCGCTTTGGTTGAGTTCTGTTTACTTTCTATTGGTGTTCTTCTTCGTGCTCAATCGGTCCAAGATCCTGGAGATCATTGGGAAATACCTGACCCCACTCATAATAGTATTATTGCTTGCTATTATAACACTTGGCTTGTTTGCTGATACCGGCGCTGTACAACCATCTGTTTTTGCTCATAATTTTTCCACCGGAATTTTGGAAGGCTACCAGACTTTTGATGCCCTGGGGGGTGTAGTGGTTGGTGGAATTGTGGTCATCTCCCTTGGTCTGGCCGGAGACCTAGATTATACCCAAAAGAGAAAGACCCTTTCTCGAGCTGCCTTGATGGCCGGTTCTGGCTTGCTGATCATCTACGGTGGACTGATCGCGCTTGGTGCCAATTTCAGTAATCGGATACAGACTGAGGATCGTACAGAACTTGTCCACTTTTTGAGTGAGCAGACCTTGGGCAAGTTTGGCCAGACCAGTTTAGGTGTATTGGTCGCACTGGCTTGTTTTACTACAGCTGTTGGTATAATTACCGGAGCAGCCGATTTTATGAAGGGATTATTTGGTCAGAAACAATCAGCTTTCGTGATAACTGCTTTTGTGGGTTGTTTGTTGGGTGTGGTGATCGGGCAGTTTAATGTCCCTTATATTGTGGAAGTGGCCATCCCTGCACTTATGTTTATCTACCCCCTGACCATAACCCTGATCATTCTGAACATAGCGCCGGGCAAGTGGACCTCAAAATTGACATTTCGATTGGTGGTAGCGACAACCTTGTTGTTCAGCTTTCCAGACTTCTATAAAATAGTTGCTCCGGATAGTGGCCTCAATGATCTTATGAGCGGATTGCCACTTTACAATCAAAATATGGCCTGGGTCCTGCCGTCTTTATTGGTTTATCTACTTTCCAATTTCATCTCAGGATCGGTCAAAAATCGACAGGCAAAAGTAGAGAATTGA
- a CDS encoding isoamylase early set domain-containing protein has product MAISKQFLKTKPVCKVTFSVPAKEANEVKVVGSFNEWNAAATPLKKLKNGTFKGTVDLPKDQSYEFRYLVDGTYVNDEQADAYQWNDYAAADNGVLNL; this is encoded by the coding sequence ATGGCAATTTCAAAGCAATTTCTAAAGACAAAACCTGTTTGTAAGGTAACTTTTTCTGTACCTGCCAAGGAGGCCAACGAAGTAAAGGTCGTTGGGAGTTTCAACGAGTGGAACGCAGCTGCAACCCCACTTAAAAAATTGAAGAACGGTACCTTCAAAGGAACCGTCGATCTACCTAAAGACCAGTCTTACGAATTCCGTTACCTGGTCGATGGAACCTACGTCAATGATGAGCAGGCAGATGCTTATCAGTGGAACGATTATGCTGCCGCCGATAACGGGGTGTTGAATCTCTAA
- a CDS encoding aminopeptidase P family protein, whose translation MKYDPIDPKLYIRNRKNFMAQMKPKSIAVFNSNDIYPISADSTMAFEQHRDILYLSGVDQEESILVLFPDSVDPDHKEVLFLRETNEHIAVWEGEKLTKERALEVSGIRKVYWLHEFDKVFFDLMTQADTVYFNTNEHYRQAVETQTREDRFIRETKARYPAHSWAKSNPILQRLRSVKDPIEIDLIAHACKITEKGFKRILEFVKPGVWEYELEAEYMHEFLRNRSKGFAYTPIVASGNNANVLHYIQNNGQCQDGDLLLMDVGAEYANYKSDMTRTIPVNGRFTDRQRAVYNAVKRVKDDATKMLVPGTLWKEYHVEVGKLMTSELLGLGLLDKADVQNEDPDWPAYKKYFMHGTSHHMGLDTHDYGILWEPMQANMVFTVEPGIYLPDEGFGIRLEDDVVVQGSGEPLNLMADIPIEVDEIEAIMNA comes from the coding sequence ATGAAATACGACCCGATCGACCCTAAATTGTACATCAGAAATCGTAAGAACTTTATGGCTCAGATGAAGCCAAAGAGCATTGCGGTCTTCAATTCCAACGATATTTATCCGATCAGTGCAGATAGCACTATGGCCTTTGAACAGCACCGGGACATTTTATACCTATCTGGTGTAGACCAGGAAGAGAGCATTTTAGTCTTGTTCCCAGATTCTGTTGACCCGGACCACAAGGAAGTGCTCTTTCTAAGAGAAACCAACGAACACATTGCTGTTTGGGAAGGTGAAAAACTGACCAAGGAAAGGGCCTTGGAAGTTAGTGGAATCAGAAAGGTGTATTGGTTACACGAATTTGATAAGGTATTCTTTGATCTGATGACCCAGGCCGATACGGTTTACTTCAATACCAACGAACACTACCGGCAAGCAGTGGAAACCCAGACCAGGGAGGATCGGTTCATCAGGGAGACCAAGGCTCGATATCCTGCTCATAGCTGGGCCAAGAGCAACCCTATTTTGCAACGCTTGCGTTCGGTCAAAGATCCGATCGAGATTGACCTGATTGCCCATGCTTGTAAGATCACCGAAAAAGGGTTCAAACGGATACTGGAGTTTGTCAAACCCGGTGTTTGGGAATATGAGCTGGAGGCTGAATACATGCACGAGTTCTTGCGAAATCGTTCGAAAGGATTTGCCTACACACCTATTGTGGCTAGTGGAAATAATGCCAATGTTCTACATTACATTCAGAATAATGGGCAATGTCAGGATGGGGATTTGCTGCTGATGGATGTAGGCGCAGAATACGCCAATTACAAAAGCGACATGACCAGGACAATCCCGGTCAATGGACGTTTTACGGACAGACAACGAGCCGTTTACAATGCGGTTAAAAGAGTGAAGGACGATGCAACCAAAATGTTAGTTCCAGGAACGCTTTGGAAGGAATATCATGTAGAAGTTGGGAAATTGATGACCTCAGAATTGCTGGGCTTGGGACTACTGGATAAGGCCGATGTTCAGAACGAGGATCCGGACTGGCCGGCCTACAAGAAATATTTCATGCACGGCACATCTCATCACATGGGATTGGACACCCACGATTACGGTATACTATGGGAACCCATGCAAGCCAATATGGTGTTCACCGTAGAACCAGGGATCTATCTGCCTGACGAAGGATTTGGCATCAGACTGGAAGACGATGTCGTGGTTCAGGGCAGTGGAGAACCGCTCAACCTGATGGCGGACATTCCCATTGAGGTCGACGAGATCGAAGCGATCATGAACGCATAA